The window TACACGATCGTGTTGCCCACAGGCTTCGTTTGCCCCGGCACAGAAACCTTTCTCTCTTTCATCTCCTCGAACGCATCTACGCGGTGCTACGTCCTGCAGTATATGCAACCAAGTGCAGTTAATTGATGCTGCGTCGCGTAATGACGCGGTTAAATGATCGACGAGGTGCACAGAGACAGTCGCGCGATAACCAAACCGACGCCACGGTTTCCTACGAAATGCTCGCTTTCTCTCGCTTACTTAGCGTTTGCTTGCTTTTGTATACAATTCCAACGATACGTCGACCGTTAATAGGCTCATTTTTATATATAGTAGCCGACGAAAGTAGCGAAACACTTACAGGAACTTTGTACGAATGTATTATGTTGTACGAAGcttctataacgtataatgacaATACACGAGTATAATTTTACATTCGTGACAGTCGTGTCTCATTAGAGcgctgaaatttcaaaatgttttatacataTAACACGTATATAGAACGTACGGGTGCAAGTAATATTTTATAGTATGCGTTCGGATATTTTCACGAGCCAATGTACGCGACATCTTAGATAAATAAGCGAAGATATGGTTAGAAATGcgagaaatttgtttcacctgaAAAATACAATGGTTATTGTAATTTGCCTGGAGCAATATTTGAAAAGTTatgaaaaatagagaaaacaGGATTGTCTGAAGGATTTGTCGCTTTCTGCTGGTCCGTGCGAGTTGATGATACAGATACGCGTGAAAACATACACTCATTGTTGGAGCACGTTCGTACGCCACGACCCACTAAAACTAATAAATCCGTGAATACGCTTAATTAATGCGCCGCGACGGAAGAACGCGGCTAAAATGATCAACGACGCGCGGAATTAACGATGTTAATGAGACAGTTTCAGCTATATAATCTAATTTTATGGAGCCGTTTGGTACATGTCAAGGTGCTTCTCATTTTTTTTCTACCACGTTCTTCATTAGGAATCCCCTTTAATTAAGCCTTCGTTTCGAACGCGTTTACTTGCAATTAGCGGTCGATGTAACCCGCAAGTTCTCACGATTGAATAATCCGGAATATTTAGAAACTCGGGCCGAATTCGAATTAGCCGAGCGGGTTTTTAATTTCACCCAAGTGATCCGTTATGTTTGCTCTGGCTTTGACAGTGCCACGCATCACGCCCTTTGATAATAATGTTCTATTTAAAAGGAGGAGACAAGCGACACGTTGAACACAGGGAAACGTGTGTGGTGAAAGTGGCCTTTTCTGCAAAGAAACAAAGAGACAAGGCAATAATGGACGAAATATCACGGCGTTCATCGTACCATATGATTGTGATCTGCATCTGCCCGGTTGTTACGCCTAAATTACGCATTGCCGGAGAAATTTGATGCGCCGTGGCAACGTAATGTCATTATTCCGAGATAGCAATTCTTCTCAGCAACAACATCACCGATAAAGTAATTCAATGACAAGCCAGATGCGTTTAATTAAACGATCGCTCCCTCTTCCAGATGACACGATGTTAAATCTTGAAACATCAGGACGTGCTAGCCACGTAACAATTCGAGCCTGTAATAAAAATTGTTCTCGGatgaaatttcattataattattaatttttctctctttctaatATTACCATTCTGCGACAACACCGTCGCAATCTTATTATTCGTAACCGTCACAAATGATATCGTATGAAGataattattaacaataatattgataatagtataataataataagataataattaacaataattGGACAATTACGATTACAACACAATAATGATAAAGAAATAGCCGATATAAcgacaaaatatttaatttcaccTGTTTAATGTTTAATTTTAAGCGAGCGTACCGCAACGATTTTTCACCCACGAAGGCCTTTAGCGATCAACAAAAGCGGAAGAAAATAAATGCCTAGGACAACAATGGAGATACGAGGCGTTGTTGCGTGTCGAGGTGATCGTTCTGATTAAGTTTTCACACCGTCTTAGAAATCGTGCATTTTCAATCAGCTGTGTACAGCCTTGGCCGTATTCCGATTTCAATAGTCGTTGAAAAGAATCGAGATACGTACGTGTGATTGAACGTAACGCGTGGATTCGATTGCGATTAAGAGGATGCGCCAGCTAACGCGTCTGTTCCATGTGCCAGAAGAGAAAGGATTTTACTCGATAAAACGAGCGGATCGCAAAAGGAAGCTGGCTGCCGCCTTATTGCCAGCCACCGGTCTCACGGTCGGTAAAAACGGCTCGCTCTTGTTCCACGATACGATGAATAATTGATTTGTAGTTTCACTGTTTCGTGGGTTACGTAACGATAAGGGAGCATAATTTCATTACTTATGGATAATCGATGTGTAACGAGAGCCGTGACGTTTAAATCGCTGCGCCGTAACACAGCAACCAGCCAACTTTCGTTCTctttcggtttagactctccaataccattcttttcgttcatcgcgaacggtaagtttttcaaatcggtataaaactgtgggagtttacaaagcaacgcaactgacgcGACTGAACAAGGTACCCTAGTaccaaataataaattattgtcTAAATAATGAGAAAAATTGTTGGCAACAAAAAGCCaattaataggctatcggtcggtaagcgtcggcgacaaaaaaccgattaatcggctatcggtcggtaaagtgttgaGACAGAAAAGTTCATTGCGTTTGAGAAATCTGCTGACTAAAATGTCTGCCGTGTTTTTCGAAAAATTGTGTtggtaaaattgaaaatttctaaattcgttaacactttgactaccacgttggtcatatatgaccggccgcggtttctcctgtgactcCACGGTGGTCAGTGGTGACCGAAACGCtcgaacttcttacaattgtaaaaattgaatgaaaattggcAGTTAGGGCATTCTAAAGTGCCCCGTTGAACGATTAAACGTTTTTATtggaacatcaataaaaaaaaaatgagaacacatcttgcatctaacggtgcaccgTGTTAAAACACTTTAAGCATAAATGTGGCTCATCAATACAAGCTGGATACAATAGGTGATCAGCTTTTTGgtccgattcttagcaatttttgatcctaactgtttaacattttttttataacaCTCTCTGCAAAATTTTTGTGCCAAGTACGCTTGCCCTTCGTTCTTCTGCATTTCGTGTCGCAATCTTTGTCGAATAAGTATATTTGACGGCTCTGGTGAATGGCACCGTGTAAGGTGCATTGCTAGTGCttgatttttgtttttcttgCTTGTTTATGGAGTATCATCGCGtttgaaattgatgtatttaACAATAACCGTAAAGCCAATTTTATATACCAGTTGAGGGTTCTTCTATGTGGTGTAGAATATGCTACCATTTGATCTGATAAATCTACAGCACACTTTCCTCTGCTGTAATCTACCACTACCATCGGTTTATTacaaacataattttttttacctctaccatttcagccgaatatttcatcgaaatcataaaaatgtcaCGCTTGTCTCTCCACCTTACTATTAGAAGGAGCAAATagtatttactaatatgttctacacgtttcaacaatatattctggacgttttgcttacgacgaaataacgaatgcgaatggtttgttgaaataaacgaagcctcgttataatatgtcgctatcaactgttaccaagacgccacggtggtcacccgtgaccaccaataagataaacggtccattggagaagaatgttgtcttacatcatcaatttattattatttattatttgccattatatgccttgaataataaaaataccgtCGTGgtgtcctgagcgaaacatgtgatttcggcgtggcagtcaaagcgtTAATTCGTATTGTAAATCAAGTGTAGTAGTACATCGTTTGGAAAAAGAAATGACGCGGCGACGGTAACTTTTTAGTCGCGAGTACTTGACACAATAACGTGACGGAAATCGTCATACCGCTAACAAAACGTGTCGTGCTTTACGCCTTTTAAACCGGCCCACGGCCTCGTcgcttttttctctcctttttaatGGCAGCTAGTTTTCAGAAAAACGCGCGGGAAAACGTGCCACCAAGAGAGTTAAGCGTCTATTTTATCGTTACGGAAATCCAACGACCATGAAGAACTAAGGAAACAATATCACTGTTCGATTGTAATGCTGCATGGAAATGATCGTCCTATGACATTGGGAATATTTCGTTACGTATAGCCCAACAACTTTCTAATCTTGcgtattttatttgtttcaggTTGAAATGTAGCAGGTTTATGCGGATTGCATCGTATCGAAATTGCTCGTGGGTGGTTGAAATCGATGCACGCTCCGAATATCTGTCGTGCAcgatagaaaagaaaagaaacacgcGTTTAATAACCGTGACGAGCAATATAACCGTATTCGACTTTTCCGCACCAAGGCAAGCTTATGGAAACCATTTGCCAACGGAAATATATTTTCGTTGTGGTCAGCCTCGGACGATCCTTTTGTGCAACCTACGAAAATTCGTAATTCGCTAGAATATATTGTCGTATTAAATCGATACACTAGAATAGTACAGATGCTAAAATAAAATAGTGGAACGCTGCTATCGAATATACATAGCGAACGGAATACTTGTCCCGATGAAAATCTTTCCAATTCGTCGTTTACCATTACATGGCCATTTAGAGTTTGAGAGTTTGTAATAAAATTCATGGATTTCGAAGTGTGCGGTAGAAAAGGACAAGAAGACTTTTGAAATTGTCCAGAAAGTACATTAATGGAATTACAGGACAGCGTATACGTAGCCAGGAGTAACGTTATCCCTGAGATACCTGGCTGGCTTTATCGTCACGATGCGTGACGAACGTTCGTTTACGTACGTTCCGTAAGCAGCTTCTCCAGTCTTTCTCCCTACGTCCACCGTCGGGTTGTCCAGAAAACCAGGAACTCTGCGAACCGCGTAAAAATATCATCGTACGTGGTGTAGTTGGTACCGGTGCCCTTAGAACTCCAAGTGATTCTCGTTAAATTGTAAACTCGATGGACCTGCTTTTTCACAGACCGTCGATTACTACGTTGCGTCTCGTCGTATTTGGAGGCCAATGGTTTGAGATTCGCGAGTTTGTTGAAATGAAACATTCTTCGATTATCGATGATTTTCGATGGCGATTGTAAAGATTTACCGatagaaatgtatatatatatatatatatgcacttATACAAGTATGTTGGCATTAGGAAGTTTTAAATTGAGGAGATATAACGTTTCCACGGTTCGGTGTTCTTCATTTGATTAATTATTTGCGAGATCGCCAGATGATTTTCGGGCTACTTATTTCGAAAAAGAAACGACGAATTGTCTGTGTAATAAATTGGACAGAATCCGCACGAAGAAGTTAACAACTCGTACAGGAGCCAACTCGAGCGTGCACCCGGGCACGCTTCGTTTCGCTGAAATAATAACGAAGATCTTCGAGGCCCACCACGCCGTCACGGCGTAACCAGGAATTCCATGCTCCCTTTTCCTCGTATTTTTaccgaaaattatgaaaatcatGTGTGCAGATGTTTTCTTCAGTTTGCGCCCTCGCAAGTAATTTTAATCAATTACAAATCATAGTTGCGACAtcttattatacattatatgtgtATTGAAGGAACAAACATATTTTTAAAGACGGCATAAAAAACATTTGAGAAAAAGCTGCGTACAAGTTGAGTGTACCAAGTATTGCTTTGGTTCAATCAGATGTAGAATTGGGGCtaaaatataacgtaaaatattctctattatagattattatatagaaattatttaaaattatctaAAAGCAAAGTCATGTAAAATAATATGGTAATTGAAAGTTCAACCAGCGTTCCATAtcggaaatatttcatttctatcgtatatgtatattataccaATTCTTTTAAATATGTCATGTCATTTTTAGAACGATACAGGccaataaaaattaattgaaaaatattacaatttaaaagaaTGTGATACAACCGTGAAATTGATATTTTATCATCAATATTTCACTcttatcaatattttattatcaatgTTTGTTTCTGTTCCAAAAATTAGGTATACGGAATTATGATATAGTATCGTGTGATTtgaagaaattcaaatttctaatttctcgaATAACTGTGCGTAGAAATTAATGATTTTTGTCGAAAGTCGATGAAGAAGAAATTTTATATGTAGTTGTTACCAACAGGATATAATCAGGATATAAACAGGATTGTAGATCGTGACATACCATTCGTTGATTTTCCTTCTTATACCTTTGAATGATATATCGTTTCTACTTTATCGACTgaagtataattttattttttcaagtGGTATCACTGCGTGATTACTCTTCGAGTACTTTCCCGAATATGAATATACGGTATAATTAAGTTTAAGAAATGCAAGGACTTAGAAAAAGAAATATCCAGTAATATATTTAAACATTATCTCTTTCATAAATCATCGTTTCATGCATCCGGATACAAAATTTGTCATTAACTTATAATTAAGAAAATTGTAGGAAGGGACATTTGCCCTATGTTTGCGCTTTTTACGATTAAGGCACAATTGCTTTCGAAATAATATAATCCTAAATAGTTCCCAGcacatttaaaaataaaagtgtGATATTCGTACttgcaaatatattttacaatactaAGCTGCCAGAATGTGACTTTCATTATGCTTAAATTATTCGTATCACAGTCTAAACTATTCAAGAACAATGATTATTCAATAGACACACGTTTTCAAAAGATACGAACGTTTTTACATAAATTATCTACGAAGAATATTATCTTATTATCATTAATTACATAAATTCTCTGCATCTCGGTCCAAGCATTCGATAATTATTGATATAAATAGGAAATGCAGTCTACATTTTGAGGCAACGCAATGTCTTATCAGGTACATGGAGACTGAATTGGAAGGAATTTTTCCTGAGATTATTGGTTGCGTTATTGGTGACTAAGTCACTATCCTCATCCTTGGCATCGATCTCGACGTCCTCCAGGTCGATATTGAAGTCTCGCTTGCCCATTAACGTATCCAGACACATATTCGTTTCCTTTATCCTCGAACGTACTAATAATTCCAATGTAAACAAATGGTCGTCTTGGGCTTCTGGTAGATAACGATGCATAAACTCTGCTAATCTGTACGTGACATATGGAATGAAATTTCAAGAAGAATATAAATTGACGATTTAAAAATTACTACCGAATGATGTCATTTATGATGAAACGAACCGTAAAAGATACTCGACGTTATGTCCATTCGGGCCGGAACATTCAGAAATTTGTTTAGCGATATTCTGAAGCGGCGCCTCACCGAGCCAATGTTTATTCTTATTGGTGGCAATGTAAATGATGACTGGAAAGCTCCTGTTTCCTTCACGGCTATAAAACGTGGCAATCGTCGTCATATATCCGCCCAAAGTACACTCGCGATTTTCCAAGTAAGGAAATGCTGCAGTGTCTTGGACTTGGAAAGCCCGGCCGTAAACAACGCCCTGTGAATAAACAGAATTCATGTAGTTTGTTGTGAAACAAAATCACATAATATAAGAAACAATGAAAATGAAATGGTACTGTATGGTATGTACGTTAAATAAGATAATGAAGGATGTTTTAGGAGTGAGTAATATTTACCTCTTTTTCCTCGACCAGCGTCGCCACTCGTCCAGGCTGCAACAAAAATAGGACAACGCATGACTAAACAAACAACTGATAACTTCAATTACAACGAAATAAAGAAAGTAATGAGTAAAAGTTTTTCTATTTTACGATGGTATGACGCAAACACATAACGCGCGCGAACAAAGAAGGAAATCGTGTACTCGCGAAAGATATCACTTACTACAAGTTGTAACTGGTTTCACATTAATCGACAGGCAACCGCAACGTGATATCAAGAGAAATTCTCGTTTGATAAATCTTGTCTATATCCATAATAGTAAAGGACATGCGATGGACTgtaagaagtcgaaaatatcaGAAGAAAACgcttgtatatatttataatatataaataatattatatataaataatattgtatGAATTAGAGAAATTGGAACGGCAAGCTCATCAGGTGAAACTGCACCCGATTTTCATCAATCTTAATGGAAGCATCCGTAAGTACTTACTGGAGCGTACTCGCACCGTTCCTACAAACATTATGCTCTACCGGATATTTAAGAGAATTACCgcctattaaatattttttatattacaattctGATTAGGTAATCGAAAGGACAAGACTAAAGAAAAAAGGGGACAAAATCATTTTTCTGAAAAACTCTTTGTCAAATATTTTggattatatatttacattatacTATTCATTAATTATCGTAAACACATTTATTGTCAAACGAAGCTGCAACTTTGTCATTTGGCGTGGAAGTCTGCCAGATCTTTGTGAAAGAATTCACGTGTTGAATTCATGAACAAgaaaattaaaggtataaatagaACACGTGATACGACCATCGTATGAAAAACTCGATCCGTCGGAGAACTTGATTCAAAGCTGAACTGATGTGGCTAGTTCGacgtaaatatttattcataaatgttgtgtttattataatattatcttatagcgcgtaataaaatatttcgaaactCTGCGACATACATCAGCATATGTTAGGACCGGATCTAACgtcataaattatttaaatataattattttatttctaaatgCGAACGTCTGCAATGATTTCACCATGTAGAATGATTTTTACGCATATATGTAGAAAAAGCTTCACAACGTGGTATTAATAAGCCGTAAACATAGCTTCCTACGTTACTGAAATGGCGAAACTCTCGGCCGAAATGTGTTTATACTTTTTGCAGAACAAAAATAACGGCAAACATTTCTGAGAAACTATAGATA of the Bombus affinis isolate iyBomAffi1 chromosome 6, iyBomAffi1.2, whole genome shotgun sequence genome contains:
- the LOC126917150 gene encoding putative glutathione-specific gamma-glutamylcyclotransferase 2 isoform X1; amino-acid sequence: MVYTLHSGLPNLSMSVVNLNRESSNETFATIKSSSSQISIYSTVTKINHQIVNLYTTLRRKYRPSKISTKIRLIDHKGFKYKRSAVGHIKGFNRRFWQGNTTHRGTIEKPGRVATLVEEKEGVVYGRAFQVQDTAAFPYLENRECTLGGYMTTIATFYSREGNRSFPVIIYIATNKNKHWLGEAPLQNIAKQISECSGPNGHNVEYLLRLAEFMHRYLPEAQDDHLFTLELLVRSRIKETNMCLDTLMGKRDFNIDLEDVEIDAKDEDSDLVTNNATNNLRKNSFQFSLHVPDKTLRCLKM
- the LOC126917150 gene encoding glutathione-specific gamma-glutamylcyclotransferase 1 isoform X2 gives rise to the protein MEARNNENFLWVFGYGSLCWHPGFKYKRSAVGHIKGFNRRFWQGNTTHRGTIEKPGRVATLVEEKEGVVYGRAFQVQDTAAFPYLENRECTLGGYMTTIATFYSREGNRSFPVIIYIATNKNKHWLGEAPLQNIAKQISECSGPNGHNVEYLLRLAEFMHRYLPEAQDDHLFTLELLVRSRIKETNMCLDTLMGKRDFNIDLEDVEIDAKDEDSDLVTNNATNNLRKNSFQFSLHVPDKTLRCLKM